In a single window of the Bufo bufo chromosome 5, aBufBuf1.1, whole genome shotgun sequence genome:
- the LOC121002525 gene encoding posterior protein-like: MEIVDKFVEKHASASFKICTNDALTHQFNDMIKQCDEQNANSKHRKSNKKTKKEKLANMLCMLMKMKEIAEQKELQWYSEKAQLRGELDRVEQGITVAIASAENDGCECEDLREEVDRLVQQNCDLEDEIEEYEERCRLRDLKIASLEEKEERNDDVVKVLKDRLHDVDNQLIHKQHCNMTLRSQESANNHCCGDQTEEQPICTADGPQSTPDHSSSLFTPLSDESRQRRDSLHIHGSNRIQSTTLSIQDKTNLCQILGKFDTSASPINLSNRLEAVVTQYNLNNRDACALFRVWLPSQLCEKLQPPVGTHKGLSAELNSNWGNASDRLKELQRVMGGRDIRGTNALENAKLRRGDDPIIFCSEYLTLFRATYNCPDMPPDDSSFLYSMANKCTFVDFQHKYWWENMKDTVVRVIQECLICAQMNPRPKGQRPVLSRIPLAEGPWERLQIDFVGPLPSAPGGYRYLLVVIDVFSKWVEALPMRRDTAIATAKALWREVISRWGFPKTIESDRGTHFTGKIMTGMCEMLNVEQKFHVPYHPQSSGMVERMNRTLKERLKKMVLQSGNNWLCHLPTILMAIRGTEARGTSITPYQLMTGRIMNLCHPADPKLSTPMRDSAEKERFLAQLQDQVQKYLYFAASNMAPKAKEEPGRPPIKLEVGDRVMVKNFVPKSSWDANWMGPFLVTVRLSDQVVKVKRVDNKKGTKCMKRRDMEKWVHADQCKRM, translated from the exons ATGGAAATTGTCGATAAATTTGTTGAAAAACATGCATCTGCTAGTTTTAAGATTTGTACAAACGATGCTTTAACACATCAGTTTAATGATATGATAAAGCAATGTGATGAGCAGAATGCGAATAGCAAACATAGAAAGTCaaataagaaaacaaagaaaGAGAAATTGGCTAATATGTTGTGCATGCTAATGAAAATGAAAGAGATTGCAGAGCAAAAGGAATTGCAGTGGTACTCTGAAAAGGCTCAGTTAAGGGGTGAGCTGGATAGAGTTGAACAGGGAATCACTGTGGCTATTGCTAGCGCTGAAAATGATGGTTGTGAGTGTGAAGATCTCAGAGAGGAAGTGGATAGGCTGGTTCAACAGAATTGTGATTTGGAGGATGAaatagaggagtatgaggaaagaTGTAGACTTAGAGATCTGAAAATTGCATCTTTAGAAGAGAAAGAAGAAAGGAATGATGATGTTGTAAAAGTACTTAAAGATCGATTGCATGATGTTGATAATCAACTGATTCATAAACAACATTGCAATATGACCTTGAGATCACAGGAAAGTGCTAATAATCATTGTTGTGGTGATCAAACAGAG GAGCAGCCTATTTGCACTGCAGATGGGCCACaatcaaccccagatcatagttcCTCTCTATTTACTCCTTTGTCAGATGAAAGCAGACAAAGAAGAGATAGTTTGCATATTCATGGTAGCAATCGTATCCAATCCACAACACTCTCTATACAGGATAAAACAAACCTATGCCAAATATTGGGGAAATTTGATACAAGTGCTTCACCCATTAATCTTTccaacaggctggaagctgtGGTTACGCAGTATAATCTGAACAATAGGGATGCATGTGCCTTATTTAGGGTATGGCTCCCATCTCAGCTGTGTGAGAAGTTACAGCCTCCTGTGGGCACTCACAAAGGATTATCTGCAGAACTCAACTCCAACTGGGGAAATGCAAGTGATAGGCTGAAAGAATTGCAGAGAGTAATGGGGGGAAGAGATATTAGAGGTACCAATGCCCTAGAGAATGCAAAATTAAGGAGAGGGGATGACCCAATCATTTTCTGTAGTGAGTATTTGACCCTATTTCGTGCTACATATAACTGTCCTGACATGCCTCCTGACGACAGCAGTTTTCTTTATTCAATGGCTAATAAATGCACATTTGTTGACTTCCAACATAAATATTGGTGGGAAAACATGAAAGACACTGTTGTGAGGGTTATACAAGAATGTTTAATCTGTGCGCAAATGAATCCGAGGCCAAAAGGACAAAGGCCTGTGCTGTCCAGGATACCGTTGGCAGAAGGACCATGGGAAAGGCTACAAATTGACTTTGTTGGCCCTTTACCCAGTGCTCCTGGAGGGTATCGTTACTTGCTAGTGGTGATTGATGTGTTTTCTAAATGGGTGGAAGCCTTACCCATGAGGAGAGACACTGCAATAGCAACAGCAAAAGCCCTATGGAGGGAAGTCATCTCAAGATGGGGATTCCCTAAGACCATAGAGTCAGACCGAGGCACACACTTCACAGGAAAGATCATGACAGGCATGTGTGAGATGTTAAATGTTGAGCAAAAATTTCACGTGCCATATCATCCCCAATCGTCAGGAATGGTAGAAAGAATGAACAGAACCCTAAAGGAAAGACTTAAAAAAATGGTACTACAATCTGGAAATAACTGGTTGTGTCATTTACCCACAATTCTAATGGCAATACGGGGTACAGAGGCAAGAGGCACTTCAATCACCCCATATCAATTAATGACTGGTAGAATTATGAACCTGTGCCACCCTGCAGACCCGAAGCTTAGTACACCAATGAGGGACAGTGCTGAAAAGGAAAGATTCCTTGCACAGTTGCAAGACCAGGTGCAAAAATATCTATACTTTGCGGCCAGCAATATGGCTCCAAAGGCAAAAGAGGAACCTGGCAGGCCACCAATTAAACTAGAAGTAGGAGACAGGGTGATGGTAAAGAACTTTGTGCCTAAGTCTTCATGGGATGCCAATTGGATGGGCCCATTCCTGGTAACAGTAAGATTGAGTGATCAGGTTGTAAAGGTCAAACGGGTGGACAACAAGAAAGGGACCAAGTGCATGAAAAGGAGGGATATGGAGAAGTGGGTTCATGCAGATCAATGCAAACGGATGTAA